From Camelina sativa cultivar DH55 chromosome 20, Cs, whole genome shotgun sequence, the proteins below share one genomic window:
- the LOC104771996 gene encoding uncharacterized protein LOC104771996 produces MSISMALFSPPISSSLQNPNLIPKIPSSLLFSSTRRFSLVSVVPRASSDNGTTSPVSTTVAEIPKPEAVAVEEAPVKSPAESSSASENDAFETDPTKTTTVIKFENAKWVNGTWDLKQFEKDGKTDWDSVIVSEAKRRKWLEDNPETTSNDEPVLFDTSIIPWWAWMKRYHLPEAELLNGRAAMIGFFMAYFVDSLTGVGLVDQMGNFFCKTLLFVSVAGVLFIRKNEDFDKLKDLFDETTLYDKQWQAAWKEPDSTTVSSKK; encoded by the exons aTGTCTATATCCATGGCGTTGTTCTCTCCACCAATCTCATCATCacttcaaaaccctaatctcatCCCCAAGATTccctcctctctcctcttctcgtCCACCAGACGTTTCTCTCTCGTCTCCGTCGTCCCTCGAGCTTCCTCCGACAATGGTACGACTTCACCAGTCTCCACCACCGTCGCGGAGATCCCAAAACCTGAGGCTGTGGCTGTAGAGGAAGCTCCGGTGAAATCTCCGGCTGAAAGCTCCTCCGCTTCTGAAAACGACGCCTTCGAGACTGATCCGACCAAAACGACGACGGTAATCAAATTCGAGAATGCGAAGTGGGTTAATGGAACTTGGGATCTGAAACAGTTCGAGAAAGATGGCAAAACAGATTGGGACTCTGTTATCGTTTCTG AGGCAAAGAGGAGAAAATGGCTTGAAGATAACCCGGAAACAACTAGTAACGACGAGCCTGTACTCTTTGATACTTCGATTATTCCATGGTGGGCATGGATGAAGAGATACCATCTACCTGAAGCTGAGCTACTCAATG GTCGTGCTGCGATGATAGGGTTCTTTATGGCTTACTTTGTTGATAGCCTTACCGGAGTAGGACTTGTTGATCAAATGGGGAACTTCTTCTGCAAAACACTCTTGTTTGTGTCTGTAGCTGGAGTTCTGTTCATCCGAAAGAACGAAGATTTTGACAAACTCAAGGATCTGTTCGATGAGACAACGTTATATGACAAGCAATGGCAAGCTGCATGGAAAGAGCCTGATTCAACGACAGTGTCTTCAAAGAAGTGA
- the LOC104771997 gene encoding bax inhibitor 1: protein MDAFSSFFESPQPGSRSWSYDSLKNFRQISPSVQNHLKRVYLTLCCALVASAFGAYLHVLFNIGGLLTTIGCVGTMIWLLSCPPYEQQKRLSLLFVSAVLEGASVGPLIKVAIDVDPSILITAFVGTAIAFVCFSAAAMLARRREYLYLGGLLSSGLSMLMWLQFASSIFGGSASIFKFELYFGLLIFVGYMVVDTQEIIEKAHLGDMDYVKHSLTLFTDFVAVFVRILIIMLKNSADKEEKKKKRRY, encoded by the exons atggatGCGTTCTCGTCCTTCTTCGAATCTCCTCAACCAGGTAGCAGAAGCTGGAGCTATGATTCTCTTAAAAACTTCCGTCAGATTTCTCCTTCCGTTCAGAATCATCTCAAGCGG GTGTATTTGACATTATGCTGTGCTCTTGTTGCGTCTGCCTTTGGAGCTTACCTCCATGTGCTCTTCAATATTGGTGGTCTTCTTACTACTATTGGATGTGTTGGAACTATGATTTGGCTGCTTTCATGTCCTCCTTATGAACAA CAAAAGaggctttctcttctctttgtttctgcTGTTCTTGAAGGTGCTTCGGTTGGTCCCTTGATCAAAGTGGCAATTGATGTTGACCCAAG CATCCTCATCACTGCCTTTGTTGGAACTGCGATAGCGTTTGTCTGTTTCTCAGCAGCGGCAATGCTAGCAAGACGCAGGGAGTATCTCTACCTTGGAGGACTGCTTTCATCTGGCTTGTCCATGCTTATGTGGCTTCAGTTTGCCTCTTCTATCTTCGGTGGCTCTGCTTCTATCTTCAAGTTTGAG CTGTACTTTGGACTCTTGATCTTTGTGGGATACATGGTGGTGGATACGCAAGAGATTATAGAGAAGGCGCACCTTGGCGACATGGACTACGTGAAACACTCATTGACCCTCTTCACTGACTTTGTAGCTGTATTTGTTCGGATTCTCATTATTATG TTGAAGAACTCTGCcgataaagaagagaagaagaagaaaaggagataCTAA
- the LOC104771998 gene encoding GATA transcription factor 27 isoform X1: MGKQGPCYHCGVTSTPLWRNGPPEKPVLCNACGSRWRTKGTLVNYTPLHSRAEGDEIEIDDRRGHQRVMIKGMSLNKKIPKRKSYQENFTVKRANLEFSTGFKRKALDEDASNRSSSGSVVSNSESCAQSNAWETTFPCKRRTGVGRPKAASSVEKLTKDLYTILQEQQSSCLSGSSECDLLFENETPMLLGHGSVLMRDPHSSGAREEESEASSFLVESSKSSSVHSAKFGGKAIKQEQLKRSKSQVLGRHSLLLCSIDLKDVFNFDEFIEKFTEEEQKKLMKLLPQVDSVDRPDSLRSMFESSQFKENFSLFQQLVADGVFETSSLSGSKLEDMKTLAKLALSDPNKSHLLESYYMLKEQRKEIEDSVTTPSRVSNLSPSNNNSLVTIERPCESLNQNFSETRVVMRSPKEVMKIRSNHIKTEEILENSVSSFNPMSCGGSLVFSYEDNDISDQDLLLDVPSNGSFPQAELLHMI, encoded by the exons atgggtAAGCAAGGGCCTTGCTATCACTGTGGAGTTACAA GCACACCTCTATGGCGAAACGGGCCACCAGAGAAGCCGGTGTTGTGCAATGCGTGTGGTTCGAGGTGGAGAACTAAGGGAACATTAGTGAACTACACACCTCTTCATTCTCGTGCTGAAGGTGATGAGATAGAGATTGATGATCGTAGAGGTCATCAAAGGGTGATGATTAAAGGAATGTCTTTGAACAAAAAGATTCCAAAGAGGAAATCATATCAAGAAAATTTCACAGTTAAAAGAGCAAACTTGGAATTCAGTACCGGTTTCAAGAGGAAGGCTCTGGACGAAGATGCTAGCAATAGATCGAGTTCAGGATCGGTTGTATCAAACTCTGAGAGCTGTGCACAATCTAATGCGTGGGAAACGACTTTTCCTTGTAAGAGGAGGACAGGTGTGGGCCGTCCAAAGGCTGCTTCTTCTGTTGAAAAGCTCACAAAGGATCTCTATACTATTCTACAAGAACAGCAGTCTTCTTGTCTCTCTGGTTCTTCAGAATGTGATTTACTTTTTGAGAATGAAACACCAATGTTGTTAGGACATGGGAGTGTTCTTATGAGAGATCCTCACAGCTCGGGTGCTCGAGAAGAGGAATCTGAAGCTAGCTCATTCTTAGTTGAGAGCAGCAAGTCCTCATCAGTTCATTCTGCTAAGTTTGGTGGCAAAGCAATAAAGCAGGAGCAACTGAAGAG gagcAAATCTCAAGTCTTAGGAAGACATAGTTTACTACTCTGTAGCATAGATTTAAAG GATGTTTTCAACTTCGATGAGTTCATAGAAAAATTCACTGAGGAAGAACAGAAAAAACTGATGAAATTACTTCCTCAAGTTGACTCTGTTGATCGTCCTGATAG CCTCAGAAGCATGTTTGAGAGTTCTCAATTCAAAGAGAACTTCTCCTTGTTTCAACAACTTGTAGCAGATGGTGTTTTTGAGACATCTTCTTTATCTGGATCAAAACTTGAAGACATGAAGACACTTGCAAAGCTTGCATTATCCGATCCTAACAAATCCCATTTGTTGGAAAGCTATTACATGCTCAAG GAACAGAGAAAAGAGATTGAAGACTCTGTCACTACACCATCAAGGGTCTCAAACCTGAGTCCATCAAATAATAATAGTCTTGTAACCATTGAAAGACCTTGTGAAAGCTTAAACCAAAACTTCTCAG AGACAAGGGTTGTGATGAGAAGCCCCAAAGAAGTGATGAAGATTAGATCAAACCACATCAAAACTGAAGAGATTTTAGAGAATAGTGTCTCTTCCTTTAACCCTATGAGCTGTGGTGGATCTCTAGTGTTTAGCTATGAAGATAATGATATTTCTGATcaagatcttcttcttgatgtgcCGTCGAATGGATCATTCCCTCAAGCAGAGCTTCTTCACATGATATGA
- the LOC104771998 gene encoding GATA transcription factor 27 isoform X2, whose amino-acid sequence MGKQGPCYHCGVTSTPLWRNGPPEKPVLCNACGSRWRTKGTLVNYTPLHSRAEGDEIEIDDRRGHQRVMIKGMSLNKKIPKRKSYQENFTVKRANLEFSTGFKRKALDEDASNRSSSGSVVSNSESCAQSNAWETTFPCKRRTGVGRPKAASSVEKLTKDLYTILQEQQSSCLSGSSECDLLFENETPMLLGHGSVLMRDPHSSGAREEESEASSFLVESSKSSSVHSAKFGGKAIKQEQLKRSKSQVLGRHSLLLCSIDLKDVFNFDEFIEKFTEEEQKKLMKLLPQVDSVDRPDSLRSMFESSQFKENFSLFQQLVADGVFETSSLSGSKLEDMKTLAKLALSDPNKSHLLESYYMLKRKEIEDSVTTPSRVSNLSPSNNNSLVTIERPCESLNQNFSETRVVMRSPKEVMKIRSNHIKTEEILENSVSSFNPMSCGGSLVFSYEDNDISDQDLLLDVPSNGSFPQAELLHMI is encoded by the exons atgggtAAGCAAGGGCCTTGCTATCACTGTGGAGTTACAA GCACACCTCTATGGCGAAACGGGCCACCAGAGAAGCCGGTGTTGTGCAATGCGTGTGGTTCGAGGTGGAGAACTAAGGGAACATTAGTGAACTACACACCTCTTCATTCTCGTGCTGAAGGTGATGAGATAGAGATTGATGATCGTAGAGGTCATCAAAGGGTGATGATTAAAGGAATGTCTTTGAACAAAAAGATTCCAAAGAGGAAATCATATCAAGAAAATTTCACAGTTAAAAGAGCAAACTTGGAATTCAGTACCGGTTTCAAGAGGAAGGCTCTGGACGAAGATGCTAGCAATAGATCGAGTTCAGGATCGGTTGTATCAAACTCTGAGAGCTGTGCACAATCTAATGCGTGGGAAACGACTTTTCCTTGTAAGAGGAGGACAGGTGTGGGCCGTCCAAAGGCTGCTTCTTCTGTTGAAAAGCTCACAAAGGATCTCTATACTATTCTACAAGAACAGCAGTCTTCTTGTCTCTCTGGTTCTTCAGAATGTGATTTACTTTTTGAGAATGAAACACCAATGTTGTTAGGACATGGGAGTGTTCTTATGAGAGATCCTCACAGCTCGGGTGCTCGAGAAGAGGAATCTGAAGCTAGCTCATTCTTAGTTGAGAGCAGCAAGTCCTCATCAGTTCATTCTGCTAAGTTTGGTGGCAAAGCAATAAAGCAGGAGCAACTGAAGAG gagcAAATCTCAAGTCTTAGGAAGACATAGTTTACTACTCTGTAGCATAGATTTAAAG GATGTTTTCAACTTCGATGAGTTCATAGAAAAATTCACTGAGGAAGAACAGAAAAAACTGATGAAATTACTTCCTCAAGTTGACTCTGTTGATCGTCCTGATAG CCTCAGAAGCATGTTTGAGAGTTCTCAATTCAAAGAGAACTTCTCCTTGTTTCAACAACTTGTAGCAGATGGTGTTTTTGAGACATCTTCTTTATCTGGATCAAAACTTGAAGACATGAAGACACTTGCAAAGCTTGCATTATCCGATCCTAACAAATCCCATTTGTTGGAAAGCTATTACATGCTCAAG AGAAAAGAGATTGAAGACTCTGTCACTACACCATCAAGGGTCTCAAACCTGAGTCCATCAAATAATAATAGTCTTGTAACCATTGAAAGACCTTGTGAAAGCTTAAACCAAAACTTCTCAG AGACAAGGGTTGTGATGAGAAGCCCCAAAGAAGTGATGAAGATTAGATCAAACCACATCAAAACTGAAGAGATTTTAGAGAATAGTGTCTCTTCCTTTAACCCTATGAGCTGTGGTGGATCTCTAGTGTTTAGCTATGAAGATAATGATATTTCTGATcaagatcttcttcttgatgtgcCGTCGAATGGATCATTCCCTCAAGCAGAGCTTCTTCACATGATATGA
- the LOC104771999 gene encoding YDG domain-containing protein At5g47150-like yields MERERSSPARNMSSSSQKRSVVFATRDFPSGCGTHIDPCKIPRLGDDDDVSDNHPRVAAPESKQQPAGHHVAASSSSHRREMETRRSSDSDPTPRERVLEVLSLFQKVYRQLDQDKKARRGGDQLDATSRIDIKTLNVLENMGKQLNTEKRIGSVPGINVGDEFQYKTELRVVGLHSKTMHGIDYLKIGDLRLATSIVASEGYGYIDTFNSGVMFYTGEGGNVMSKEKKTENQKLTKGNLALANSMSHKTEVRVIRGEERWDRKGKRYVYDGLYLVEQYGEEREARGKLVYKFKLCRIPGQPPLT; encoded by the exons atggagagagagagatcatcacCAGCGAG GAATATGTCTAGTAGTTCTCAGAAGCGATCTGTTGTCTTTGCCACTCGAGATTTCCCATCGGGCTGTGGAACTCACATTGATCCTTGTAAGATTCCAAGacttggtgatgatgatgatgtttctgaCAATCATCCAAGGGTTGCAGCTCCCGAATCAAAACAACAACCAGCTGGTCATCATGTTGCAGCTTCTAGTTCATCTCACAGACGAGAGATGGAGACTAGAAGATCATCTGATTCTGATCCTACTCCTCGTGAGAGAGTGCTTGAGGTATTGAGCCTCTTCCAAAAAGTGTACAGACAGTTGGATCAAGACAAAAAGGCCAGGCGCGGTGGTGATCAGTTGGATGCAACAAGCAGAATCGACATCAAGACGCTCAATGTCCTGGAGAATATGGGGAAGCAATTAAACACTGAGAAAAGAATCGGATCAGTTCCAGGAATCAACGTCGGGGATGAGTTTCAGTACAAAACCGAGCTCCGTGTCGTAGGGCTCCACTCTAAGACCATGCATGGGATCGATTACTTGAAAATAGGAGATCTTAGGCTCGCCACAAGCATCGTAGCCTCAGAAGGGTACGGCTACATCGATACGTTCAACTCTGGTGTGATGTTTTACACAGGTGAAGGAGGTAACGTAATGAGCAAGGAAAAGAAGACTGAAAATCAGAAACTGACCAAAGGGAACTTGGCGTTGGCTAACAGTATGAGCCATAAAACTGAAGTGAGAGTTATCCGTGGAGAAGAGAGGTGGGATCGTAAAGGGAAGCGATACGTGTACGATGGTTTGTATTTGGTTGAACAGTATGGCGAAGAGAGAGAGGCTAGAGGTAAGCTTGTCTATAAGTTCAAGCTTTGTAGGATTCCTGGTCAACCTCCATTGACTTGA